Proteins encoded by one window of Fusobacterium mortiferum ATCC 9817:
- a CDS encoding Fic family protein, with protein sequence MAQYESLEKLHFKGENVVEEYQKRIENCCTYNTELKIYPILRGERVVKEQYSLFCLPINEINLLQEKIFLNSKEIMELDSELPAAAKFACINDIMTNEITKTNGIEGVHSTKKEIYESMDQKKTTRYSGIVNKYTQIILNNIENIDSPEQIRKMYDDIFSEDILKNPENKLDGTLFRKGRINVSNGASNIHSGDPSENTIIEHISDLIKFMNRKDIPSLLKASIVHYYFEYIHPFYDGNGRFGRFLFSMYLARKVDIYTGLSLSYSIFEDRKKYAELFLNTSKVKNYGEVTFFVIGMLNFIVNGQESIIQMLKDKILKLNYAEKYIDSIETSYSLSEIECNILFIYIQNYIFAKENPLPDKELLKYVKGIKSIQTLRRHLDNLTTLDLITLVSKKPLIRTISNTIKEVLD encoded by the coding sequence ATGGCTCAATATGAAAGTTTAGAAAAATTACATTTTAAAGGAGAAAATGTAGTTGAGGAATATCAAAAAAGAATTGAGAATTGTTGTACTTATAATACTGAATTAAAAATTTATCCTATATTAAGAGGAGAAAGAGTAGTAAAAGAGCAATATTCTTTATTCTGTTTACCTATAAACGAAATTAATCTTCTCCAAGAAAAAATATTTTTAAATAGTAAGGAGATTATGGAATTAGATTCAGAGTTACCAGCTGCTGCAAAGTTTGCTTGTATCAATGATATTATGACAAATGAAATTACTAAAACTAATGGAATTGAAGGAGTACATTCAACAAAAAAAGAGATATATGAGAGTATGGATCAAAAGAAAACTACTCGTTACTCTGGTATTGTTAATAAATATACTCAGATTATATTAAATAATATTGAAAACATTGATTCTCCAGAACAGATAAGAAAAATGTATGATGATATATTTTCAGAGGATATTTTAAAAAATCCAGAAAATAAATTAGATGGAACTTTATTTAGAAAAGGGAGAATAAATGTTTCAAATGGAGCTAGTAATATACATAGTGGAGACCCTTCAGAAAATACTATAATAGAGCATATTAGCGACTTGATTAAATTTATGAATAGAAAGGATATCCCATCTTTATTAAAAGCTTCTATTGTTCACTATTATTTTGAATATATTCACCCATTTTATGATGGAAATGGAAGATTTGGAAGATTTCTTTTCTCTATGTATTTAGCAAGAAAAGTAGATATTTATACAGGTTTATCTCTTTCTTATTCTATATTTGAAGATAGAAAAAAATATGCTGAACTTTTCTTAAATACTTCAAAAGTAAAAAATTATGGAGAAGTAACATTTTTTGTAATAGGAATGTTAAATTTCATTGTTAATGGACAAGAAAGTATTATACAGATGCTTAAAGATAAGATATTAAAACTTAACTATGCAGAGAAGTATATAGATAGTATAGAAACTTCTTATAGTCTTTCAGAGATTGAATGTAATATATTATTTATCTATATTCAAAACTATATTTTTGCCAAAGAAAATCCATTACCTGATAAAGAATTATTAAAATATGTAAAAGGAATAAAAAGTATTCAAACTTTAAGACGTCATCTAGACAATTTAACAACTTTAGATTTGATTACTTTAGTTTCTAAAAAACCTTTAATAAGAACTATTAGTAATACTATTAAGGAAGTATTGGATTAG
- a CDS encoding recombinase family protein, with protein MRDSKSKTVIIYNRVSTIMQDKNESLTEQTDECIRYCKTNGYEIYKILKDVKSGTKDDRAGYLELKKHIRRRDFDILVVLETSRIARKMKELVLFFSLLNENNIEYISIREPNYNTTTPDGKFAMNIRLGLIQFERDNTAERVTDRLYFKASKGQWVNGKPPIGYKLVNKRLEIDEEKAEIVKNIYEDFLNGYSLNQINNKLQFSWGSKQVKRILTNPTYKGYIRYGTRSNRKKNNREAFIVKGWHEAIIPEDKWEKVQEMYKSLNRKASNTKPTLLSGLLKCKECGNNYIRKRGGSYDKNLYYGCNLNNLRYSDKFFYKDIPECSSATIKGDLLEKAVIDTLKKQINDLNFNDIEIDKKRQVNIKQIDSSINKFKNRLNKIYELYIEDEIPKDKYLKDKKDIEARIISLEKQKKSFGEIEVEKSNNEMIQEYFSKIDLSNIEEANRILKIIVNKIVVYKKKKTPKDDFEVEIYLNI; from the coding sequence ATGAGAGATTCAAAGAGTAAGACTGTTATTATATACAATAGAGTATCTACCATAATGCAAGATAAAAATGAATCTTTAACAGAGCAAACTGATGAATGTATTCGTTATTGTAAAACTAATGGATATGAAATATATAAAATACTCAAAGATGTAAAGAGTGGAACTAAAGATGATAGGGCAGGATATTTAGAGTTAAAGAAACATATCAGGAGAAGAGATTTTGATATATTAGTAGTCCTAGAAACTTCACGTATAGCTAGAAAAATGAAAGAGCTAGTTTTATTCTTTAGTCTTTTAAATGAAAATAATATAGAATATATCTCAATCAGAGAACCTAACTATAACACTACTACTCCAGATGGAAAATTTGCTATGAATATAAGACTAGGTCTTATTCAATTTGAAAGAGATAATACAGCTGAAAGGGTAACTGATAGATTATATTTTAAAGCTAGTAAAGGACAATGGGTAAATGGTAAACCACCTATTGGATATAAATTAGTAAATAAAAGATTAGAAATTGACGAGGAAAAAGCTGAAATAGTAAAAAATATTTATGAAGATTTCTTAAATGGATATAGTCTTAATCAAATTAATAATAAATTACAGTTTTCTTGGGGAAGTAAACAAGTAAAGAGAATACTAACTAATCCTACTTATAAAGGGTATATAAGATATGGAACTAGAAGTAATAGAAAGAAAAATAATAGAGAAGCTTTTATAGTAAAAGGTTGGCATGAAGCTATTATTCCTGAAGATAAATGGGAAAAAGTCCAAGAGATGTATAAAAGCTTAAATAGAAAAGCTTCTAATACAAAGCCAACATTACTTAGTGGATTATTAAAATGTAAAGAATGTGGAAATAACTATATAAGGAAAAGAGGAGGATCTTATGATAAAAATCTTTATTATGGTTGTAATCTTAATAATTTAAGATATTCTGATAAATTTTTCTATAAAGATATTCCAGAATGTAGTTCTGCAACTATAAAGGGAGATTTACTTGAGAAAGCTGTAATAGATACTTTGAAAAAACAAATTAATGATTTGAATTTTAACGATATTGAGATTGATAAAAAAAGACAAGTAAATATAAAACAGATAGATAGCTCAATAAATAAATTCAAGAATAGGTTAAATAAGATTTATGAACTTTATATAGAAGATGAGATTCCAAAAGATAAATACTTAAAAGATAAGAAAGATATAGAAGCAAGAATAATAAGCTTAGAAAAGCAAAAAAAGAGCTTTGGAGAAATAGAAGTAGAAAAATCTAATAATGAAATGATACAAGAGTATTTTTCTAAAATAGATTTATCTAATATTGAAGAAGCCAATAGAATCCTTAAAATAATAGTAAATAAAATAGTGGTATATAAAAAGAAAAAAACTCCAAAAGATGATTTTGAAGTTGAAATTTATCTAAATATTTAG
- a CDS encoding BREX protein BrxB domain-containing protein — protein MEVICNYFKEKSKDKNFVIITEVGKIFPLVRTHALLNNLQVIFNETKVLLFFPGKYTITY, from the coding sequence ATGGAAGTTATATGCAATTATTTTAAAGAAAAATCAAAGGATAAAAATTTTGTAATTATAACAGAAGTAGGGAAAATTTTCCCACTTGTTAGAACACACGCTCTTCTAAATAATTTACAAGTTATCTTTAATGAGACAAAAGTTCTTCTATTTTTTCCAGGAAAATATACTATTACTTACTGA